The genomic stretch AGAGTGGGTACTTATTGTTTGAGCAGGAACTACTGGGCTGGGGTGGAATGAcattgcattatttattattctgtaGAAAACGCAAGATTGGCCTGTAGTACAGAACTGATGTCGCGGTCCAGTACTTGGAGATCTCACCTCTAATAAGTGGTGAATGATCAGTTGATATCCCTCATCCTCCACtacagaaaatggctgatcGTCCAGTGCAGGCATCTCCATTATATTGGTAGTTGTGTCTTTAGCTCTgatgctgctaactttgaatattaaCAGTTGAAATATCAGCCAAGGCATTAGATGGCTAGGGATGGCATGGTAACACAGTGGTTAGTATCGTCTTGCCGTTggaggaccagggttcaagtatCTGTCATCTTTTCCCTGTTTCCTTCATGTTCTGcagtccaccccccccacccccccctccccagtgtctgagagctctgcccccccccccctgaccccACGCTGTacagggggcagggggctgTAAGGAGCATATTGTAAGGAGTGTGCTGCAGTGTCCTCAGCCTTGCACTGAGTGAGTGTGCTCATGCCCCCCCTCCAGCGAGAAGCTGTATATGCAGATGGCCGACAGGATGGCGAAGGACGGCTGGAAGGAGGCCGGCTATGAGTATGTGTGCATGGATGACTGCTGGCCCGCTTCCAGCCGCGATGCCCAGGGCCGCCTTCAGGCCGACCCCAAGCGCTTCCCCGGGGGCATCAAGAAGCTCGCGGACTATGTGAGTCTacctgtgcccccccacccctacctACCACACCCAGATGGGTGACAGGGTGTCCCTGAGTAACGCCTTCTGACAAAGCCCACACCTGTGTCGTCTGCACAGTAAGGGCAGTAAATATAAAAAGTTTATAAAAAACCTTAagtataaaagtaaaaaaaaaaaaactttaaaaatctTAATAAAAATTAGCTTTTTAATAAAGTGGAAAATGTTCAGTTTGttagatttaaaaaaactgcaaaattaGCAAAGACCTTCAGTTACTGAGATAAATATCCATGAATTACCCGTTAAAAGTAACTCTTAGCGCAACACTCCCCTCTGCCGGACAATATGTGTATCGACGCTTATCACATGCCGGTTAGGCATGGAAATTTCCCTGCAACATTCGGTGTTAATCTTACCTTTTTAAAACTTACAAATATTTACTTTGGAATGGACGTTTTGAACTATGATTTGGCGCATTGTGTAACAGTACAATGTAATGTTTTGCATATATAAAAACTTAGTGGATGAAATATGTCTTATTGTGAAGGTTTTTCTAACTTTAATCATTGTGTCCTGATCTTTTCAAAGATAACACCGTATCATAACTGTCTGGATGGCAGTTTTGCTAACACCATGCACTATATGAAGCTAGATTTTGGAGATCTTCGCTGGCTGACATCACGGACGCTTACTTATAATGCGTCACCATGCCATGTGCCCGCAGGTTCACTCGATGGGTCTGAAGCTGGGCATTTATGCCGACGTGGGTATCAGGACCTGCGCCGGCTACCCTGGGAGCTTTGGACACTACGACATTGATGCCAAGACTTTCGCTGAGTGGGGGGTCGACCTGCTGAAATTTGATGGCTGCTACATGCCTGACTGGAAATTGCTGGCAGAAGGTGAAGGAAAAACCATTCACTAAACATGACGTCTTTCTGATAGTCTTctaccaaactccacacatcaaCCGTACCACTGCGCAGAGGGTACAGGAATGAGCACCCCGCTGAAATCTTCTGTATAGTGAGACGATCGGTGTGTGGAGCTCGGTAAAACAAAATGGTTCCTACATTAAATTGCTCACTACAGTCTGTGGTTTATCAAGAGTAACCAGGTCATGAtctctggtaagagacatttgaattttttttagaTGTATTTTCTGGCACTTTAATCACCCCAGAAAGAATACCATTCAGTCATTCCATTATATGCCATTATACTGGAAAGAAGCCCAACATTTCTACGGCAGATATGTCCAAAACATCCTAGATGGATAGACAGCACTGAAGCCCCTctaaaacagtggttctcaacctttttttgcAACGCGACCCAATATTTACCATACCAGCTCAGTCACGACCCTACATTATGTGtaggtttaaattaacactatgatcaagcacacagtgcactctgcaatttacgccAATCGATGCCTATCgaacaaatctgattggatgtgccagtgaattttaaattaggCGTCtttggtttggcttcttggagaGTGTTCACTAGTTCTGCGCTAAAGCATTTGCAGACACAAGACACATTTAATTAGAAGACTGGGGCAGGGACATCTGATCGTTGATCAGTATAGGAGTTTGCTGGTTTTGAACTTgtgaccctttcagaacttgctgtaacccaaatttgggttgcaacccatgggttgagaatcactgctCTAAAATGTCTTTCAGTTTTGGGGTAAACTGCCCATTTAAGCATTTTTAATTCAAGTACAGTTCAGTTAACTTACAAGAAGTCACAAGTTTGTTGCCACCTTGAACTCTTTGCAGGCTACATGAACATGTCAAGAGCATTGAACAACACTGGCAGGAGTATTTTGTATTCCTGTGAGTGGCCCCTTTATGAGTGGGATCATCAGCAGGTAGGTCACATGACTTGTGGTATAGTAAGTGTTGGGCTTCTCGACGGTGACACTGAGTCATCTGGGCACAAGAGAATCAGCAGTTTGTTGCTTTACATCCAAAGGCATCTTACTGCCTCACAAGAATCAGACAGTAAGAGTCAGGCAATGCTTCTCATGGCCAACAGAGGTCCATTTCCAAAGATTTTCCAGCCAGTTATGTACCATAGTTTTTCTGCCTCTACCCTGATATAATTCCTTATAGCCAAACTACACTGCCATCCGGAAGACCTGCAACCAGTGGAGAAACTCTGGTGACATTTTTGATTCTTGGGCGAGTGTGACAGCCATTACCGACTGGGCTGCAAAACACCAGAATATCATAGTTCCAGCAGCAGGACCTGGAGGCTGGAATGACCCAGACATGGTAGCGTCAGACTGAGTGCTTCTCAATACTCCTGTTCATGTGTCTGCAGTTGATTCCACTGCACAATAACTTTCTATTTTCCACCAGCTGGTCTTGGGAAACTTTGGGCTCAGCTTTGATCAACAAGTGACCCAGATGGCCTTGTGGGCAGTCATGGCTTCCCCATTGCTGATGTCGAATGACCTGAGGGCTATTGACCCAAAGTCCAGGGATCTTTTGCAGAACAAGCAGGTCATTGCTATCAACCAAGACCCTTTGGGAAAACAGGGATATTTCATGTTAAAGGTAATTGGGCCAAAAAGGGGTTGATGCTCCAACAGGCATTTTGTTGAGCTATGCACAGACCACCATAACAATTGTACCACCGGATAAATGTATCTCTCCACAGGTGAACAACTTTGAGATATGGGAGCGACCCCTGTCCGGAAAGAGGCTGGCTTTGGCGGTGACCAACAAGCAAGATATAGGTGGTCCTCGTACCTTCTTCCTCACTCTGGGCCTAATGCCCAACGGGAATCTCTGCTACCCCAAGTGCAACATCACCCAAATCCTACCCTTGTACAAGGAGCTCGGCATCCATAACCCGAACACCACGACTCAAGTCTCAGTCAACCCAACAGGCACCACCCTGTTAATGATCAAGCAAGTCGGGGGCTCAGCTAAACCCCAGCCGAGCAAAGGAAGGATGCACATACTCCACAAGGGGAAAACCAACCATATTCTATAACCACGGGAGTGGCAATGCTTTTAGAAGGGTGAATAACTCAATGGGCAGGCCCACTATTTACCCAGAGCAACTTATTGTGCACTAATGACGCAACGGTACAGAGGCAAACAAATGGAACACTCTGCCTTCATCTTCCTCCAGATTATTCACACACCATGTCTTTTATgcaattaattttaataaagtTGTTCTGCTCACACATTACTACCATTGGTGAATAAATCACAACCATGAAGACTCTCAATGAATAACAAGAGGATTTGTAGATTTCAGTTTTTATTAAATCATATCGTGAAGATTCAGCATCTTAGAACTGGATGACCTGGCCCTGAAAGGAAAAGAGAGAAAAGGTCAGTTTTTGGAGTGGTAGGTACAAGCAGCCGTTTGGAGGTGAGACAAGGGTCCCTCAATTATGTATGTTTATGCATTTCCTGACCATGCGAGTGAATTAGAGAAGCAGTGCACAGGGCTGCTTCCGTGACCGCGTCACAAGGACGCAGGAAAGGGGTACGTTCTGAGCCCAACAGCCAAGGCATGGACGTCCTTCTGTGAACTTCAGATTCACACATTCCTCTGGGTATTCTACACGTTATTCACTTTAAGTTAGAGTTATCGATTCTATGATGTATAAAACTGTTTCAATACTCATTTTTCATGGTACTGGTTCTCCAGCCTGCACTTCCGGGTCACTTCGCTGAGGCTCATAGGATTCTAGTGCACATGCATAGACCTGACTGCAGTCTCCCACATGGGGTGTTACTCAGACGGCAACTTCAGAGGTGTCAATATAGAGTTTGGCCAGAGTGGCATCTGGAAATACTTTGGTTTTGTGTCAAATGAGGACATTACACCACAGGACATATGCAAGCCTGTATACAAGCAATACTGACAAAGGGGGCACACACCACAAATTATCTAAACATGTACTGGACTGACATGCTACCCAATATAACAAGGTTCGAGAGAGATCTTATCAAGAGTATCACTTCTAAATATTAACCCGCCTGTTTGGGTTGAAGCAGGGATATGGGCTGTGTTCGGATCCAAACGATCTCGTGAGGTTGTGTTGATTAGTGTTGATCATTCAGACTAGGGCTTCTGCGATTAGTCGGTGACATCGATGCTGGAAATGCATCGACgcagcttttatttattttaatgaaattaaaatatgacaacaaatatgttttcctttaatatcactatgCAATTATGGGAGTAGTGCAAAATTAtcataaaacaaaaaggaaGTTTTTCCGCTGATTAGTTTGTTGGCGTACTACAGGGGCACTAGCGCTATGCAAGAGCTCCTGAATAGAAAATACACCGGTGCTATTCTGCACCGGCAGAATAAAGAAAACCACCCCGAGTGTTGTGTGTCcacgttttttttaattaccattaatatggcgagctttttaatatcttttgtttgtgtggctactaaatacactcattattaaagccactAAGTAgtctgcctgctaccttagaatCTTCACTGAAAGGGCTTACTCTATGTGGCCCTATGTTGCCAGTGTGTGTTCGTGCGCACTGGGCTTGTTGGGACCAGGGTAGTTTCTAGCTAAATgatcaggggctaagtcaagtttacctgggtcttaacttttttttttttttgaagaaagtataggggctaaaatactcaggTCTAGGgttacaatatatatataaaaaaaaactacagccCCAACTGATTGGGCCTAACAACGTCCATGGCTGGAACCAGTGTTTTTAtcgtaaactaaaactgaactgaaaacaCTAAATAAAAGATCACCATGTCTTTACcgtgtttatccacaatatctcctctttaaTAGATGTTCTGCTTGCCCAGGTGTACCTTTCTTCACCACAGTGCTTActgcttccatgatttaccaaaagaATAGCATGGGGCCTTCTGCTAATCGAGTTTAATAAGCATAAGGGTACGCGCCACACTTATACAGATTGCTAACTTTTGGGCGTCACAATACGCATCTCTAATATTTTGGGCATACTGCTAATTTGCTTATTGAATTGTGGGTGAAAATATCATCCGTATAATGCTGAAAATGCAGCATCCATCATCTAAAGCCTTATAATAATGTTCAGTTTGTTATAAAATTAAAGAGTCCATTtaattttctggaggaaaattaataatttagattaatcgacCAGTCAGTAAAatagattaatccatagaaTCATTACTGAAAGCCCTAATTCAGACACAAACTTAGAATCGTCCAATTGTTAGAAGTGTTTGTGCTTTGAGACATGACAAAGGAGgcatataaaagtaattttcTGTTCTATTATGCATTGTAATAATATGAAGTGACATTCTTATTTTTAATAGTGTTTATTTACTGCTCTCGAATATGTCTGAACAGGATTACAATGGCTACTATTGTATATAATATTATGCTATGACTGTCAATGTACCGCAAAGGTCGTTTTCTGTGATATGA from Paramormyrops kingsleyae isolate MSU_618 chromosome 10, PKINGS_0.4, whole genome shotgun sequence encodes the following:
- the gla gene encoding alpha-galactosidase A produces the protein MSVVILSTVALFFCVFISGVRPLDNGLALTPPMGWLHWERFMCNIDCERDPDNCISEKLYMQMADRMAKDGWKEAGYEYVCMDDCWPASSRDAQGRLQADPKRFPGGIKKLADYVHSMGLKLGIYADVGIRTCAGYPGSFGHYDIDAKTFAEWGVDLLKFDGCYMPDWKLLAEGYMNMSRALNNTGRSILYSCEWPLYEWDHQQPNYTAIRKTCNQWRNSGDIFDSWASVTAITDWAAKHQNIIVPAAGPGGWNDPDMLVLGNFGLSFDQQVTQMALWAVMASPLLMSNDLRAIDPKSRDLLQNKQVIAINQDPLGKQGYFMLKVNNFEIWERPLSGKRLALAVTNKQDIGGPRTFFLTLGLMPNGNLCYPKCNITQILPLYKELGIHNPNTTTQVSVNPTGTTLLMIKQVGGSAKPQPSKGRMHILHKGKTNHIL